From one Pedobacter faecalis genomic stretch:
- the ffh gene encoding signal recognition particle protein: MFENLQDKLDRAFKVLKGQGSITEINVAETMKEIRKALLDADVNYKTAKTFTDEVKQKALGQNVLTSISPGQLLTKVMNDELTSLMGGEVTELDLKNNPTIILIAGLNGAGKTTFTGKLANFLKAKGKKPLLVAGDVYRPAAIDQLEVLGGQVGVPVYVNRDSKDPVGIAMEGIAEGKKQNNNVIIIDTAGRLAVDEQMMDEIAAVKANTKPHEILFVVDAMTGQDAVNTAKAFNDRLDFTGVVLTKLDGDTRGGAALSIKSVVNKPIKFIGTGEKMEALDVFYPDRMASRILGMGDVVSLVERAQQQFDEKEAAELQKKIRKNKFDFNDFYNQIQQIKKMGNMKDLMGMIPGVGKMMKNIEIEDDAFKGIEAIIQSMTPFEKENPDSIQQSRRLRIAKGSGRPVEEVTKLIKQFEDMRKVMKQFSNPAAAAKMMRNMPKMPQGRM, from the coding sequence ATGTTTGAAAATTTACAGGATAAGCTGGACCGTGCGTTTAAAGTTTTAAAGGGTCAGGGTAGCATTACAGAGATCAACGTGGCCGAGACCATGAAGGAGATCCGTAAGGCGCTTTTGGATGCCGACGTAAATTATAAGACAGCGAAAACCTTTACGGATGAGGTGAAGCAGAAGGCGCTTGGTCAGAACGTTCTTACGTCTATCTCGCCCGGACAGTTGCTCACCAAGGTCATGAACGATGAGCTGACCTCCCTGATGGGTGGTGAGGTTACGGAGCTTGACCTTAAGAACAATCCTACGATTATCCTGATTGCGGGTTTGAACGGTGCGGGTAAAACGACCTTTACCGGTAAACTGGCAAACTTCCTTAAAGCTAAAGGTAAGAAGCCTCTTTTGGTGGCGGGCGACGTATATCGTCCTGCAGCGATTGATCAGTTGGAGGTTCTGGGCGGACAGGTCGGTGTGCCGGTGTATGTGAACCGCGACTCGAAAGACCCGGTAGGTATTGCCATGGAAGGTATTGCCGAGGGTAAAAAACAGAATAACAACGTTATTATCATAGATACAGCAGGCCGGTTGGCGGTAGATGAGCAGATGATGGATGAGATTGCCGCTGTTAAAGCCAATACTAAACCGCATGAAATCCTGTTCGTTGTTGATGCCATGACCGGACAGGATGCGGTTAACACTGCCAAGGCTTTTAACGACCGCCTTGATTTCACCGGGGTGGTTTTAACGAAACTTGATGGTGATACCCGAGGTGGTGCTGCGCTTTCTATCAAATCGGTGGTAAACAAGCCCATTAAATTTATTGGTACGGGTGAGAAAATGGAGGCGCTGGATGTATTCTATCCGGACCGTATGGCTTCCCGTATTCTGGGTATGGGTGACGTGGTTTCCCTTGTAGAGCGCGCGCAGCAGCAGTTTGACGAGAAAGAGGCTGCGGAACTTCAAAAGAAAATCCGTAAGAATAAGTTCGACTTCAACGACTTTTATAATCAGATCCAGCAAATTAAAAAGATGGGCAACATGAAGGATCTGATGGGGATGATCCCAGGCGTTGGCAAAATGATGAAGAACATCGAGATCGAAGATGATGCGTTTAAAGGTATTGAAGCGATCATCCAGTCTATGACGCCGTTTGAGAAGGAAAACCCGGATAGCATTCAGCAAAGCAGAAGGCTTAGGATCGCTAAAGGCTCGGGCCGACCTGTTGAGGAGGTTACTAAACTGATCAAGCAGTTT
- a CDS encoding DUF3078 domain-containing protein has protein sequence MKPFKICLFLLLGAVSPLFAQEIDTLPIETKGLEIKLKRSPIPVRITPMVFKPVQILPVVVDEKVNYWKTTTQIGVDVNQGSFSKNWKAGGVNSFAVGGMLNYRTAYSKEGYSYTSEVRLEYGKIKNKDQLQKKTKDRIFWDNKAGLQLSKSWFFFGSVTLETQFDAGYAYYREEGEEKSSLISKFMSPGYLTESIGFEYKPVPYFSTRIGTGTAKQTFMLDTTVINTRFNNGNYGLRKREGARPPQTFRNELAFQVTSELRDKEIFKNVFLYARYNMFIPYDRQLEHIDHRLDVTLKSQINKFMRVQINGVGLFDKDADREIQASQNLSLGFGFTFPR, from the coding sequence ATGAAGCCTTTTAAGATCTGTCTTTTTTTATTGCTCGGCGCAGTATCTCCTCTGTTTGCACAGGAGATAGATACGCTTCCTATTGAAACTAAAGGACTTGAAATTAAGTTAAAGCGGAGTCCTATCCCGGTGCGTATAACGCCCATGGTATTCAAACCTGTACAGATATTGCCGGTTGTGGTGGATGAAAAAGTAAACTACTGGAAGACGACCACGCAGATTGGCGTAGATGTAAATCAGGGCTCGTTTTCGAAGAACTGGAAAGCCGGTGGTGTAAACTCATTTGCCGTGGGTGGCATGTTGAATTACAGGACAGCCTACAGCAAGGAGGGCTACAGCTATACCAGCGAGGTAAGGCTGGAATACGGTAAGATCAAAAATAAGGACCAATTGCAGAAAAAAACGAAAGACCGTATCTTCTGGGATAACAAAGCGGGTTTGCAGCTGTCGAAGAGTTGGTTCTTCTTTGGATCGGTAACCCTTGAGACGCAGTTTGATGCGGGTTATGCCTATTACAGGGAAGAAGGGGAAGAGAAGTCGTCCTTGATTTCCAAGTTCATGTCTCCGGGATACCTTACGGAGTCTATCGGTTTTGAGTACAAACCTGTTCCTTATTTTTCAACAAGGATCGGTACGGGTACGGCAAAACAAACGTTTATGCTGGATACAACGGTAATAAACACCCGGTTTAACAACGGAAATTACGGCTTAAGAAAGCGTGAAGGTGCAAGGCCTCCTCAAACGTTCAGAAATGAGCTCGCCTTTCAGGTAACCAGCGAACTCCGCGATAAGGAAATCTTTAAGAATGTATTCCTCTATGCCCGTTATAACATGTTTATCCCTTACGACAGGCAGCTTGAGCATATTGACCACCGCTTGGATGTTACCTTGAAGTCTCAGATCAACAAGTTTATGCGGGTGCAGATCAACGGCGTAGGTCTGTTTGATAAAGATGCTGACCGCGAAATACAGGCCAGTCAAAACCTTTCCTTAGGTTTTGGGTTCACTTTCCCGAGATAA